One genomic window of Marinibacterium anthonyi includes the following:
- a CDS encoding hypothetical protein (Segregation and condensation protein B-like) produces MTVATRKRKPAEEGGAVFDRELDDLPQELRWREWMGRIEAVLFASASPVGREDLARVVGQGASIEMLIDDIQAELTGRPYELAQVAGGWMFRTRPQFADAIKTAADLGDQSLAFTEMEMGVLCAIAYHQPIDRAGLADIFGKEVSRDLLARLRYKDLIASGPRSPRPGAPHTFVTTETFLVTFDLQSLRDLPELGLGGPK; encoded by the coding sequence ATGACGGTTGCGACAAGGAAACGGAAACCGGCGGAGGAGGGCGGCGCCGTCTTTGACAGGGAGCTCGATGACCTGCCCCAAGAGCTGCGCTGGCGTGAATGGATGGGGCGGATCGAGGCGGTGCTCTTTGCCAGTGCCTCGCCGGTTGGCCGCGAGGACTTGGCGCGCGTGGTGGGGCAGGGGGCCTCGATCGAGATGCTGATCGACGACATCCAGGCCGAGCTGACCGGTCGTCCCTACGAACTCGCGCAGGTGGCTGGCGGCTGGATGTTCCGCACGCGACCTCAGTTTGCCGACGCGATCAAAACCGCCGCTGATCTAGGCGACCAGTCCCTGGCTTTTACCGAGATGGAGATGGGGGTGCTCTGCGCGATCGCCTATCACCAACCGATCGACCGGGCGGGCCTCGCCGACATCTTCGGCAAGGAGGTCAGCCGCGACCTGCTGGCCCGGCTGCGGTACAAGGATCTGATCGCCAGTGGGCCACGATCTCCGCGACCCGGGGCCCCGCATACCTTCGTGACGACCGAGACGTTCCTGGTGACCTTCGATCTGCAGAGCCTGCGGGACTTGCCGGAGTTAGGACTGGGCGGCCCAAAGTGA